The region TCTCCCATTGCGTCCCCGCCGCCCTACTTGTCCCGGTTACGGACGGCTTCGACAATCCGCTTGACGGCCTCTTCAACGGGTACGCCGTTGTCCTGGCTGCCATCCCGGAAGCGGAAGGAGACGGCGCCGGCCTCGGCGTCGTCGCCGCCGGCGATCAGGACAAACGGGATCTTGTCCTTGGACGCGGTGCGGATCTTCTTCGGGAAGCGGTCGGTACCGGTGTCCACCTGGGCGCGGATGCCGTGCGCCTTGAGCTTGTCGACGACGTCGAACATGTAGTCGTTGAACGCTTCGGCCACGGGGATGCCGACCACCTGCACCGGTGCCAGCCAGGCCGGGAACGCGCCGGCGTAATGCTCGGTGAGCACGGCCATGAAGCGTTCCACGGAACCGAACAGGGCGCGGTGGATCATGACGGGGCGCTGGCGGGTGCCGTCGGCGGCCTGGTACTCGAGCTCGAAGCGCTCGGGCAGGTTGAAGTCCAGCTGGATGGTGGACATCTGCCAGGTGCGGCCGATGGCGTCGCGGGCCTGGACGGAGATCTTCGGGCCGTAGAAGGCTGCTCCGCCCGGATCCGGGACCAGGTCCAGGCCGGAGGCTTCGGCAACCTCGGCGAGGGTGCGGGTGGCTTCCTCCCACACATCGTCGGAGCCGACGTACTTCTCCGGGTCCTTGGTGGACAGCTCCAGGTAGAAGTCATCCAGGCCGTAATCCTTGAGCAGGTCCAGCACGAACTTCAGCGTGGTGGTCAGCTCGTCCTTCATCTGCTCACGGGTGCAGTAGATGTGGGCGTCGTCCTGGGTCATGCCCCGCACGCGCGTCAGGCCGTGGATCACGCCGGACTTTTCGTAGCGGTACACGGAACCGAATTCGAACAGCCGCAGCGGCAGCTCGCGGTAGGACCGTCCGCGGGAGCGGAAGATCAGGTTGTGCATGGGGCAGTTCATCGGCTTCAGGTAGTAGTCCTGGCCGGGCTTGGTGACCTCGCCGGTCTCCGGATCGGTAACCTCATCCACGTGCATGGGAGGGAACATCCCGTCGCGGTACCAGTCCAGGTGGCCGGAAACCTCGTACAGGTGGCCCTTGGTGATGTGCGGGGTGTAAACGAACTCGTAACCGGCCTCGGTGTGGCGCTGCCGGGAGTAGTCCTCCATGGCCTTGCGGATGATGCCGCCCTTGGGGTGGAACACCGGCAGGCCCGAACCCAGCTCATCCGGGAAGGAGAACAGATCCAGTTCGGTGCCCAGCTTGCGGTGGTCGCGGCGCTCGGCTTCGGCCAGGCGCTCCTGGTAGGCCTTCAGTGCGTCCTTGGTGGGCCAGGCGGTGCCGTAGATGCGCTGCAGCTGCTGGTTCTTCTGGTTGCCCAGCCAGTAGGCGGCGGCGGAGCGGGTCAGGGCGAAGGCGTTGGAGATCAGTTTGGTGTTGGGCAGGTGCGGGCCGCGGCACAGATCGCACCAGACGACGTCGCCGGACTTGCGGTCCACGTTGTCGTAAATGGTGATCTCGCCGGCGCCGACCTCGATGCTCGCACCTTCGCCGGCTTCCTCGGCGCCGTCCTTCTTGCCCAGCAGTTCAAGCTTGTACGGCTCGTTCTTCATGGCTTCGCGGGCTTCGTCTTCGCTGACCACGCGGCGGGCAAATTTCTGGTTCGAGTTGATGATCTTCTGCATCATCTTCTCGAGGGTCTTCAGGTCCTCCGGCGTGAACGGCTCGGCAACGTCGAAGTCGAAGTAGAAACCGTCCTTGATGTACGGGCCGATGCCCAGCTTGGCATCCGGACGCAGCTGCTGCACGGCCTGGGCCATGACGTGCGCGGTGGAGTGGCGCAGGACATTCAGTCCGTCTTCGGACTCAATGGTGACGGATTCCACGATGTCGCCCTGCTCCAGCGGCGTATCCAGGTCCTTGAGGACGGAGTGCACGCGCATCACGACGACGTCGCGGCGTTCGAAGAAGAGCTGAGCACCAGTGGTGCCAGTATCCACCGTGGTCTCTTCGCCGTCGACGATGAGGGTGAACTTCTCTGGCACTGACACGGTTGTCTCCTAGATTTCGTTGTACGGCGTCTGCTGCACGGCCTGGACACGGCCGCACTTCCGCCCGTACCGATGTTATCCGCTGCGCTTGGACCCCACCAACATGCCGCGCGGGCTGCCGGGTTTCGGAAGCGAGTCCGTGTCCGCCAGATTCCATGCTTCGAGCGCCTGGAGGCTGATGCCCCGCGGGCCGGTGCGGCGGGTCAGCCCGCGGACCAGCAGCAGTTCCGTGCCGAAAAGCAGCGGACCGGATTTCTCCTGCGCCTCGTGGAAGAACGTGCAGTCGATGCAGCCCGTGCCGTCGTCGAGGCTGATGAACACCACCCGGCGTCCCCCGCGCATGGGAGGCGTCTGCGTGGCCACCCGGATCCCGGCAACCAGCACCTCGGTCCCGTTGCGCAGGTCCATCAGTGCTTCCGCGGGCGTGACGCCCAGCCCGCGCAGCAATGGACCGTAGCTTTCCATCAGGTGCGCACTCACGTCCACGGACAATAGGTCCAGTTCGGTGCGGACCTTTTCCCGCAGCCCCGGTTCCGGCAGGTGGTGGTGCAGGTTCGCCAGCTCGGTATCCCCCAGCGGCAGGGCCAGCTGCCCGGGAATAGGATCGTGCTTCCGGGACGCGGACTTTGCCGGCGCGGCGTCGAGGTACTGGATCAGGTCCGCACGGCTGCCCTCGGAGCCGGTCTGCTTGCTGAGCGAATCGAAGGCACCGAGCTGCGCCAGCCGGCGCAGGGTGGGCCGGGAGACCTTCGCGCGTGCCCTCAGGTCCGCCAGGGAGTCATAGGGCTGCCCGGCGGCAATGCGCTTTAGCTCGACGGCGGACAGCCCGTAGATCCCGGCCAGGGACAGCCGGATCCCCAGCCGGCCGTCGTCGAGCCGTTCCACCCGGTAGGTTTCGCCGCTGCGGTTGATGTCCAGGGGCAGGATGGGGATGCCCATCCGCCGGGCCTCGGCGACGAGCAGCCGGCGCGGGTACATTCCGGGATCGTGTTCGAAGATGCCCGCGAGGAACGCCGCCGGGTGGTGTGCCTTCAGCCATGCCGACTGGTAGGTGGGCACAGCGAAGGCCGCGCCGTGGGCCTTGCAGAAGCCGAAGCTGCCGAAGGCCTTGAGCGTGTCCCAGACCTTGTCGATGGTCTCCTGCGTGTAGCCGCGGGCGGCGGACTTGCTGCGGAAGTATTCCTCTACTCCGGGCTCAGCGGATTCGTTGCCCAGCAGGCGGCGCAGTTCGTCCGCCTTCGCCAGCCCGCAGCCGGTAAAGACGTTCAGCGTCCGCAGCACCTGCTCGTGGAAAACCGTGACGCCGTGGGTTTCGGCCAGCACCGGGCGCAGTGCCTCGTGCGGATAGACCTCCGGGGAGAAACCGTGCCGGTGTTCCAGGAACGGCCGGACCATGTCGGATTTCATCGGCCCGGGCCGGAACAGGGAAATGTCGATGATCAGGTCATTGAACTCGCGCGGCGCCAGCTTGCCCACCAGCTCGCGCTGTCCCGGGGATTCGATCTGGAAGCAACCCAGGGTGTGCGTGCTGCGGATGAGTTCGTAGGTGGGTTCGTCGTCGAACGGCACGGCGTCGAGGTTGATCCGTCCGTCGGGTTCAACGAACTCCGGGTCCGGCTTCTCCGGCCCGTCCCGATGCTTCCCGGCGGCAATGACCTCTTCACGGGAGGAGTGCACACGCACTACTTCGCGGACGGCAAAGGCCATGGCGCTCTGCATCCGCACACCCAGCACGTCGAGTTTGAGCATGCCCATGGGGTCCATGTCGTGCTTGTCGAACTGGGACATGGGCAGGCCCAGGCCGCTGGGCTGCACGGGGGTGCGGTCCAGCAGGGAGGTGTCCCCCAGGATCACTCCGCACGGATGCATGGAAATGTGCCGGGGCAGCCGGTCCAGGCGTTCGGTGAGGTCCACCAGCAGGTCCAGCTGCTGGTTCTTTTCCACCTGGCCGGAGAATTCGCGCAGTTCGGGCTTTTCGGCGAGCGCCTCGCGGAAGTTGCGGGCCGAGAAACGCCATAGCTGTTTAGCCACAGCGCCGATTTCCTCCTCGGGCATGCCCAGCGCCAGTCCGGCGTCGCGCACCGCTCCGCGCGCCCGGTAGCCGTTCTGCATGCTCATCAGCGTGACCCGTTCGGAGCCGAAGCGTTCGAAGATGCGGTGATAAACGTTGTGCCGCTCGGCGCTTTCCACGTCTATGTCGATGTCCGGCAGCGTGGAGCGGTCCCGGGAGAGGAAGCGTTCAAAGATCAGGTCGTGGTCCAGCGGGTTCACGTGGCTGACGCCCAGCAGGTAGTTCACCAGCGAGGAGGCCCCCGACCCCCGGGCCGCGGCGCGTACCCCCATTCCGGTGATCATGGCGGAGACTTCCGCAACGGTGAGGAAGTACGAGGCGAAGCCCAGCCGCTCGATGATGCCCAGCTCGTGTTCGAGCCGGTTGCGCAGTTCCACCTCGGCAATCGAGTCCCGGGCGCGCAGCCTGCGGGTAATCCCCGCCTCGCAGCGCTGGCGCAGTTCGATCATGGGTTCGGCCTCGATGCCGATCACCGAGGCTTCGGGTACCACGGGCTGCTTCCAGCCCATATCCGCCACGGGGTCTATCCGGCAGCTATCCGCGAGCGCCGCAGTGTCGGCCAGCATCCGTGCCGCTCCCGAGGAACCGTAGCCTGCCTCGGAGCTGATCTCGCGGGCCAGCGCCGTCATCTCCCGTGCCCCCTTGAGCCAGCCCTGCCCGTTGGGCTGCCGGTCCGGAAGATGGGAGAGGGAAGTCAGCGAGCGCGCGGCGTCGAGCACGTCAGCGGTGGCGGCTCCATCCTCGTCCACGTAGCGCACGGCGTTGGTGAGGATGCCTGGCACGCGCATCTCATCGGCCAGCCGGAACATGCGTACGGCGTGGGCAAGGCTGAGGTTCTCCCCCGGGGCGGACAGATGGGTAACCACCTCGACGGCGAGCGCCCGGGCAGGGATCAGCGAGCGCCAGCGGC is a window of Arthrobacter sp. zg-Y1171 DNA encoding:
- a CDS encoding DNA polymerase III subunit alpha, with translation MSFTHLHAATAFSAHYGVSWPEEMAQAAAADGADALACTDRDGLYGTVKHLRACMEAGIDPIVGVDLAVLDGSNAVTGRVVILAHGHTGGAGYRALCRLISAAHAATSASRARAGKPVGVTMEQLAGYVRGVGAGEGVSDVEAAPVLTVLVGPQSDVGQAMRSRSYAVARTLFGRWRSLIPARALAVEVVTHLSAPGENLSLAHAVRMFRLADEMRVPGILTNAVRYVDEDGAATADVLDAARSLTSLSHLPDRQPNGQGWLKGAREMTALAREISSEAGYGSSGAARMLADTAALADSCRIDPVADMGWKQPVVPEASVIGIEAEPMIELRQRCEAGITRRLRARDSIAEVELRNRLEHELGIIERLGFASYFLTVAEVSAMITGMGVRAAARGSGASSLVNYLLGVSHVNPLDHDLIFERFLSRDRSTLPDIDIDVESAERHNVYHRIFERFGSERVTLMSMQNGYRARGAVRDAGLALGMPEEEIGAVAKQLWRFSARNFREALAEKPELREFSGQVEKNQQLDLLVDLTERLDRLPRHISMHPCGVILGDTSLLDRTPVQPSGLGLPMSQFDKHDMDPMGMLKLDVLGVRMQSAMAFAVREVVRVHSSREEVIAAGKHRDGPEKPDPEFVEPDGRINLDAVPFDDEPTYELIRSTHTLGCFQIESPGQRELVGKLAPREFNDLIIDISLFRPGPMKSDMVRPFLEHRHGFSPEVYPHEALRPVLAETHGVTVFHEQVLRTLNVFTGCGLAKADELRRLLGNESAEPGVEEYFRSKSAARGYTQETIDKVWDTLKAFGSFGFCKAHGAAFAVPTYQSAWLKAHHPAAFLAGIFEHDPGMYPRRLLVAEARRMGIPILPLDINRSGETYRVERLDDGRLGIRLSLAGIYGLSAVELKRIAAGQPYDSLADLRARAKVSRPTLRRLAQLGAFDSLSKQTGSEGSRADLIQYLDAAPAKSASRKHDPIPGQLALPLGDTELANLHHHLPEPGLREKVRTELDLLSVDVSAHLMESYGPLLRGLGVTPAEALMDLRNGTEVLVAGIRVATQTPPMRGGRRVVFISLDDGTGCIDCTFFHEAQEKSGPLLFGTELLLVRGLTRRTGPRGISLQALEAWNLADTDSLPKPGSPRGMLVGSKRSG
- the thrS gene encoding threonine--tRNA ligase; its protein translation is MSVPEKFTLIVDGEETTVDTGTTGAQLFFERRDVVVMRVHSVLKDLDTPLEQGDIVESVTIESEDGLNVLRHSTAHVMAQAVQQLRPDAKLGIGPYIKDGFYFDFDVAEPFTPEDLKTLEKMMQKIINSNQKFARRVVSEDEAREAMKNEPYKLELLGKKDGAEEAGEGASIEVGAGEITIYDNVDRKSGDVVWCDLCRGPHLPNTKLISNAFALTRSAAAYWLGNQKNQQLQRIYGTAWPTKDALKAYQERLAEAERRDHRKLGTELDLFSFPDELGSGLPVFHPKGGIIRKAMEDYSRQRHTEAGYEFVYTPHITKGHLYEVSGHLDWYRDGMFPPMHVDEVTDPETGEVTKPGQDYYLKPMNCPMHNLIFRSRGRSYRELPLRLFEFGSVYRYEKSGVIHGLTRVRGMTQDDAHIYCTREQMKDELTTTLKFVLDLLKDYGLDDFYLELSTKDPEKYVGSDDVWEEATRTLAEVAEASGLDLVPDPGGAAFYGPKISVQARDAIGRTWQMSTIQLDFNLPERFELEYQAADGTRQRPVMIHRALFGSVERFMAVLTEHYAGAFPAWLAPVQVVGIPVAEAFNDYMFDVVDKLKAHGIRAQVDTGTDRFPKKIRTASKDKIPFVLIAGGDDAEAGAVSFRFRDGSQDNGVPVEEAVKRIVEAVRNRDK